A genomic stretch from Selenomonas sp. AB3002 includes:
- the tnpA gene encoding IS200/IS605 family transposase, whose protein sequence is METIYFRTKTTVSFINYHFVFCPKYRRKIFLIPNVEDRFKELTREICGELKIEILAMECHVDHVHLFLKCWPSQSPADIMKKIKGASSHALRDEFPQLSGMTALWTRSYFVSTAGNVSSETIKWYVDTQKTRG, encoded by the coding sequence ATGGAAACAATATATTTTAGGACAAAGACAACAGTGTCCTTCATAAACTATCATTTTGTGTTCTGTCCAAAGTACAGACGTAAGATTTTTCTTATCCCGAATGTTGAAGACCGTTTCAAAGAGTTGACACGAGAGATTTGCGGAGAACTCAAGATTGAGATACTTGCTATGGAATGTCATGTAGACCATGTGCATTTGTTTCTCAAATGTTGGCCTTCGCAATCTCCTGCGGACATCATGAAAAAGATTAAAGGAGCTTCTTCTCATGCTCTGAGGGACGAATTTCCGCAATTATCGGGGATGACTGCTCTTTGGACAAGGAGTTATTTCGTCTCTACGGCTGGCAATGTCAGCAGCGAGACAATTAAATGGTATGTCGATACTCAAAAGACAAGGGGGTGA